The Clostridium septicum genome contains a region encoding:
- the speD gene encoding adenosylmethionine decarboxylase, which produces MEQLGRHILVEYYNCDKEILKDHAIIEEYMKQAAIEANATIVTSCFHKFNPWGVSGAVIIQESHLTIHTWPEYGYASVDLFTCGDSVNPWFGFRYLEEVLKAERSESTEVARGLVDKVKTFANGAYDHIEIDYKMEV; this is translated from the coding sequence ATTGAACAATTAGGTAGACACATTTTAGTGGAGTATTACAACTGTGATAAGGAGATCTTAAAAGATCATGCAATTATTGAGGAATATATGAAGCAGGCAGCTATTGAAGCAAATGCTACAATAGTAACAAGTTGTTTTCACAAATTTAATCCCTGGGGAGTCAGCGGTGCTGTAATAATCCAGGAATCACATCTTACTATTCATACATGGCCTGAATATGGTTATGCATCAGTAGATTTATTTACTTGTGGAGATTCTGTTAATCCATGGTTTGGATTTAGATATCTTGAGGAAGTTTTAAAAGCAGAAAGAAGCGAATCAACAGAAGTAGCTAGAGGGCTAGTAGATAAAGTAAAGACATTTGCAAATGGTGCTTATGATCATATTGAAATTGACTATAAGATGGAGGTTTAA
- a CDS encoding DUF1700 domain-containing protein has protein sequence MNKKMFLDILRTGLSDFPTGVLGDILYEYKDYFDVGIADGKTEEEIISELGSPYDIIDKYRKGHLKEYNPIKDSSNNYENHDFIDAEYSSSTENTHYDNLNYENTQTFNTEDTTSYSDESNSQTKSKSNGRNSNNIIITLIILLLGGIFFGPLFLGLTLGGLGALVGMLAGSFALSLAGIGILFGKVVSNTIGIIVFPSFILDFPNSVLILMVIGCILSFILLILIAYYLIKWCFRLLSKLIELITSKVKGEN, from the coding sequence ATGAATAAAAAAATGTTTTTAGATATCTTACGAACAGGTTTAAGTGATTTTCCAACAGGTGTTCTTGGAGATATCTTATATGAATACAAAGACTACTTTGATGTTGGAATAGCAGATGGGAAAACTGAAGAAGAAATAATTTCTGAACTAGGTAGTCCTTACGATATAATTGACAAATATAGAAAAGGGCACTTAAAAGAATATAATCCTATTAAAGATTCTTCTAATAATTATGAAAACCATGATTTTATAGATGCGGAATATTCAAGTTCTACTGAAAATACTCATTATGATAATTTAAATTATGAAAATACACAAACTTTTAATACTGAAGATACAACTAGTTATTCTGATGAATCTAATTCACAAACTAAAAGTAAATCTAATGGTAGAAATTCAAATAATATCATAATAACTTTAATTATCTTACTTTTAGGTGGAATATTCTTCGGACCTTTATTTTTAGGATTAACACTTGGTGGCTTAGGAGCACTTGTAGGAATGCTTGCAGGCAGTTTTGCTTTAAGTCTTGCTGGTATAGGAATTTTATTTGGTAAGGTTGTTTCAAATACTATAGGAATAATAGTATTTCCTTCTTTTATATTAGATTTTCCTAATTCTGTTTTAATTTTAATGGTTATAGGCTGTATCTTATCATTTATATTATTGATTTTAATAGCTTATTATTTAATTAAATGGTGCTTTAGATTATTATCTAAACTTATAGAGTTGATAACTTCAAAAGTAAAGGGGGAAAACTAA
- the sfsA gene encoding DNA/RNA nuclease SfsA — translation MKYNKNIYEAIFVKRPNRFNAEVILNGEHITVHVPNTGRCRELLIEGATVFLREELNPNRKTKYDLVAVIKGNNLISIDSQIPNKVVFEALSEGKIEKLKKYCNILKEKTFGKSRFDFKLSTEDQEEEYFLEVKGVTLEEDGYARFPDAPTERGARHILELIEAKREGYKAGILFLIQLENVNKFSPNDMTDPDFGEALRLADKNGVDIFAYNCKVHKDGIIINNIVEIVL, via the coding sequence ATGAAATATAATAAAAATATATATGAAGCAATTTTTGTAAAGAGACCTAATAGGTTTAATGCAGAAGTTATCTTAAATGGAGAACATATAACGGTACATGTTCCTAACACAGGTAGATGTAGAGAATTATTAATTGAAGGTGCTACTGTATTTTTAAGAGAAGAATTGAATCCTAATAGAAAAACTAAATATGATTTAGTTGCTGTTATTAAAGGAAATAATTTAATAAGTATAGATTCACAAATACCTAATAAAGTTGTTTTCGAGGCTTTATCTGAAGGGAAAATAGAAAAGCTTAAAAAGTATTGTAATATATTAAAAGAAAAAACTTTTGGCAAAAGTAGATTTGATTTTAAGTTATCTACAGAGGATCAGGAAGAAGAATATTTTTTAGAAGTAAAAGGTGTTACTTTGGAGGAGGATGGATATGCAAGGTTTCCAGATGCACCAACGGAAAGAGGAGCTAGACATATATTAGAATTAATAGAAGCTAAAAGAGAAGGATATAAAGCTGGGATATTGTTTTTAATACAGTTAGAAAATGTAAATAAGTTTTCACCAAATGATATGACGGATCCTGATTTCGGGGAAGCATTAAGGCTAGCAGATAAAAATGGCGTAGATATTTTTGCTTATAATTGTAAAGTTCATAAAGATGGGATAATAATAAACAATATTGTTGAAATTGTATTATAA
- a CDS encoding LytR/AlgR family response regulator transcription factor: MYSIAICEDNSIQLDSLNNILKKFSIDENIKINIDMFSTGEDLLEHGFNSYDIIILDIKMGNLTGIEVAKIIREVNKSIKIIFLTALESHWSDGYTVNAFRYILKPLNADSFYNEIKELINELNKSKIFIPIDSNGTIKKISISDILYLEILDRKVLIHTNSDIYTSTNKLKYWNDMLSPLGFSNPHNSFLVNLNYVKELNKNNVVLCNGDTIYASQRKFKSFKKDFMNFLSRL; this comes from the coding sequence ATGTATAGCATAGCTATTTGTGAAGATAATTCAATTCAATTAGATTCTTTAAACAATATACTAAAAAAATTTTCAATTGATGAAAATATTAAGATTAATATTGATATGTTTTCTACGGGTGAAGACCTATTGGAACATGGTTTTAATAGTTATGATATTATAATTTTAGATATTAAAATGGGAAACTTAACTGGTATAGAAGTTGCAAAAATAATTAGAGAAGTAAATAAATCAATAAAAATTATATTTTTAACTGCATTAGAAAGTCATTGGTCAGATGGATATACAGTAAATGCTTTCAGATATATATTAAAGCCTTTAAATGCTGATTCATTTTATAATGAAATAAAAGAATTAATAAATGAATTAAATAAAAGTAAAATTTTCATTCCTATAGACTCAAATGGTACTATAAAAAAAATATCAATATCTGATATTCTATATTTAGAGATTTTAGATAGAAAAGTGCTTATTCATACTAACTCTGATATATATACAAGTACTAATAAATTAAAATATTGGAATGATATGCTTTCTCCATTAGGCTTTTCTAACCCACATAATAGTTTTTTAGTTAATTTAAATTATGTTAAGGAACTAAATAAAAATAATGTGGTACTTTGTAATGGTGATACTATATATGCTTCTCAAAGAAAATTTAAAAGTTTTAAGAAAGACTTTATGAACTTCTTATCAAGGTTATAA
- a CDS encoding DUF3892 domain-containing protein → MNNQNDGMMGGLPININKEVPTPNSDAKSITALIKHSGEVIGYELSNGERISKEEGVQMAKSGNIQGVAIGVSKKGEEYLRSLPDQDESNNLSALPTISE, encoded by the coding sequence ATGAATAATCAAAATGATGGAATGATGGGTGGACTACCAATTAACATCAATAAAGAAGTTCCAACACCAAATAGTGATGCTAAATCAATAACAGCTTTAATAAAACATTCAGGAGAAGTTATAGGATATGAACTTTCTAATGGAGAAAGAATTTCTAAAGAAGAAGGTGTACAAATGGCTAAGTCTGGTAATATACAAGGTGTAGCTATTGGAGTATCTAAAAAAGGTGAAGAATATTTAAGAAGTTTACCAGATCAGGATGAATCAAATAATTTAAGTGCTTTACCAACAATAAGTGAATAA
- a CDS encoding DUF4097 family beta strand repeat-containing protein: MAKQKLISTKMKVFMLCLFAGSIISFSAAGVLLYNSDFTLANYFDVNDWNLNFFSNSSRLQGHESYLTNQDLNEIENLSIDFNGYNVYFETYEGNTLDLYLYDNFNRSSNSRNATSSNTVESPFSISREGNKLTVKPNTNILTELASHYEFMIKIPYSYNKGLSINSSSGEMKLDNLKLSNMNLKAINSTINLNSVSCESANISLTNGNIHGDSFSSKNLIASTVNGNLYFSPLSGEVKLTTVNGNIHSTITSYLTNLDINTTSGYVNLNIPDEGDFSFNYSTMNGEFLSELNNPNGSYLDIPTKVQGSTDFSTGNGTNKINVKTVSGNFKIYN; encoded by the coding sequence ATGGCTAAGCAAAAACTAATAAGTACTAAAATGAAAGTTTTCATGCTATGTCTTTTTGCTGGTTCAATTATTTCTTTTTCAGCAGCAGGAGTTCTCTTATACAATAGTGACTTTACTTTAGCTAATTATTTCGACGTGAATGATTGGAATTTAAATTTCTTTTCAAATTCTAGTAGACTTCAAGGACATGAAAGCTATTTAACTAATCAAGACTTAAACGAAATAGAAAATTTATCTATAGATTTTAATGGATACAATGTATATTTTGAAACTTATGAAGGTAATACTCTGGATTTGTATCTATATGATAATTTTAATAGAAGTTCAAATTCTCGTAATGCAACTTCTTCTAATACAGTTGAATCACCATTTTCTATTTCTCGTGAGGGAAATAAATTAACAGTAAAACCTAATACTAATATATTAACAGAGCTCGCTTCTCACTATGAATTTATGATAAAAATACCATATTCATATAATAAGGGTCTTAGTATAAATTCTTCATCTGGAGAAATGAAATTAGATAATTTAAAACTTTCCAATATGAATTTAAAAGCAATTAACTCTACTATAAATTTAAATAGTGTTTCTTGTGAAAGTGCTAATATTTCATTAACAAATGGAAATATACATGGTGATTCTTTTTCTAGTAAAAACCTTATTGCTAGCACTGTAAATGGAAATTTATACTTTTCACCATTATCAGGTGAAGTTAAGTTAACTACTGTAAATGGAAATATACATTCAACTATAACTTCTTATCTTACTAATCTTGATATTAATACTACATCAGGATATGTTAACTTAAATATTCCTGATGAAGGTGATTTTAGTTTTAATTATTCAACAATGAATGGTGAATTTTTATCTGAGTTAAATAATCCTAATGGATCTTATTTAGATATTCCTACAAAGGTTCAAGGAAGCACTGATTTCTCTACTGGTAATGGTACTAATAAAATTAATGTAAAAACCGTTAGTGGAAATTTTAAGATCTATAATTAA
- a CDS encoding FMN-dependent NADH-azoreductase: MKKLLYITVNSKPEEISVSRTVGREFVNKFLEKYSDFKLEELNLYDCHIPRLEYEYFEKRNCMIKKEDFNKLNKEQQEEVHKIVKLTDQFKEADMYVIAAPMWSLSFPAPLKEYIDCIVMDGKTISIKENKIEGLLNDKPRGMVYIQSSGAHIPWMLRIVMNKGLNYIEDIAKAMGIKRFEELLVDGTGFTEEEKLQAIERAKEKIDGIIDEVWR; this comes from the coding sequence ATGAAGAAGTTATTATATATAACTGTAAATTCAAAACCAGAAGAAATTTCAGTAAGTAGAACAGTAGGTAGAGAATTTGTAAATAAATTTTTAGAAAAGTATAGTGATTTTAAGCTTGAAGAGCTAAATCTCTATGATTGTCATATACCAAGACTTGAATATGAATATTTTGAAAAAAGAAATTGCATGATTAAAAAGGAAGATTTTAATAAGCTAAATAAAGAACAACAAGAGGAAGTACATAAAATTGTAAAATTAACAGATCAGTTTAAAGAAGCTGACATGTATGTTATAGCAGCTCCTATGTGGAGTCTATCTTTTCCTGCTCCATTAAAGGAGTATATTGACTGTATAGTTATGGATGGAAAAACAATAAGTATAAAAGAAAATAAAATAGAGGGCTTATTAAATGATAAACCTAGAGGAATGGTATATATTCAATCTTCAGGAGCACATATTCCTTGGATGCTAAGAATCGTAATGAATAAGGGACTAAATTACATCGAAGATATAGCTAAAGCTATGGGAATAAAAAGATTTGAAGAATTATTAGTAGATGGAACTGGTTTTACAGAAGAAGAAAAACTTCAAGCTATAGAAAGAGCAAAAGAAAAGATAGATGGAATAATAGATGAGGTTTGGAGATAA
- the speE gene encoding polyamine aminopropyltransferase — MELWYTENQTENVNFSMKVKRHLYSNQSPFQKIDVLDTYEFGRVLVIDNWTMVTEKDEFIYHEMITHVAMATNPEIKNVLVIGAGDGGTVRELTRYETIENIDMVEIDEDVVKASKEFLPFTANKLDDKRVNLLFKDGIKFIKDKENLYDLIIVDSTDPIGPGEGLFTTEFYSDCFKALTEKGILINQCESPYYPNNQREMIRSFNKLKSLFNICEAYQYHMPTYPSGHWMFCFASKELHPIKDFDAERWTSLGLETKYYNTDLHVGSFMLPNYVKELLNK; from the coding sequence ATGGAATTATGGTACACTGAAAACCAAACAGAAAATGTAAATTTTTCAATGAAAGTTAAAAGGCACTTGTATTCAAATCAAAGTCCATTTCAAAAAATAGATGTTTTAGACACTTATGAATTTGGTAGAGTACTTGTAATTGATAACTGGACAATGGTTACTGAAAAAGATGAATTTATTTATCATGAAATGATAACTCACGTAGCAATGGCTACTAATCCAGAAATAAAAAATGTATTAGTTATTGGTGCTGGAGATGGTGGTACAGTAAGAGAATTAACTAGATATGAAACTATAGAAAATATAGATATGGTTGAAATAGATGAAGATGTTGTAAAGGCATCAAAAGAATTTTTACCATTTACAGCTAATAAATTAGATGATAAAAGAGTAAATTTATTATTTAAAGATGGGATAAAATTTATAAAGGATAAAGAAAATTTATATGATTTAATAATAGTAGATTCAACTGATCCAATAGGACCAGGAGAAGGGTTGTTTACAACTGAATTTTATAGTGATTGCTTTAAAGCATTAACTGAAAAGGGGATTTTAATAAATCAATGCGAAAGTCCTTATTATCCTAATAATCAAAGAGAAATGATAAGATCATTTAATAAATTAAAATCTTTATTTAATATATGCGAAGCATACCAATATCACATGCCGACTTACCCATCTGGGCACTGGATGTTCTGTTTTGCATCTAAAGAATTACATCCTATAAAGGACTTTGATGCAGAAAGGTGGACTAGTTTAGGGCTTGAGACAAAGTATTATAATACTGATTTACATGTAGGTTCATTTATGTTACCTAATTATGTTAAAGAGTTATTAAATAAATAA
- a CDS encoding YitT family protein produces MNKERFLKELKDYGIITFGVILVAIALVYFYAPNNLAAGGLSGIALIINHFVPTMSIGGMLFVGNAVLYIIAFLVIGPEFGIKTIYASFGLSAIIWFMEKFGNPHPITEDLMLASIFGTILVAIGMAIVFNANASTGGTDIIAKILNKYTTFNIGISLLMVDFLVTLVAGLTFGSDTGFYALLCVLVNGPMIDKLIAMFNAKKQITIVSDKNDEISNYIMNTLKRGCTRLRGAGAFTGEDRDIIYTVLEKKDLATLKEFIDTVDNEAFITIGHIEEVKGKGFPQLDY; encoded by the coding sequence ATGAATAAGGAAAGATTTTTAAAAGAATTAAAAGACTATGGAATAATAACTTTTGGAGTTATATTAGTTGCAATAGCACTTGTGTATTTTTATGCTCCAAATAATTTAGCTGCAGGAGGATTATCAGGAATAGCTTTAATAATTAATCACTTCGTTCCAACCATGTCTATAGGTGGTATGTTATTTGTAGGAAATGCTGTTTTGTATATAATAGCTTTTTTAGTAATTGGACCAGAGTTTGGGATAAAAACTATATATGCTAGTTTTGGATTATCAGCAATAATATGGTTTATGGAGAAGTTTGGGAATCCACATCCTATAACAGAGGATTTAATGTTAGCATCAATTTTTGGTACTATTTTAGTAGCAATAGGTATGGCAATAGTATTTAATGCAAATGCCTCTACAGGTGGTACTGATATCATTGCAAAGATATTAAACAAATATACAACTTTTAATATTGGTATTTCATTACTAATGGTAGATTTTTTGGTAACATTAGTTGCAGGTTTAACTTTTGGATCAGATACAGGTTTCTATGCATTATTATGTGTATTAGTTAATGGACCTATGATAGACAAGCTTATAGCTATGTTTAATGCTAAAAAGCAAATAACTATAGTAAGTGATAAGAATGACGAAATATCAAATTACATAATGAATACATTAAAAAGAGGATGTACTCGCTTAAGAGGTGCAGGAGCATTTACAGGAGAAGATAGAGATATTATATATACAGTACTTGAAAAGAAGGATTTAGCAACTTTAAAAGAGTTCATTGATACAGTAGATAATGAAGCTTTTATAACAATTGGGCATATTGAAGAGGTTAAAGGAAAGGGATTTCCACAGCTTGATTATTAA
- a CDS encoding SulP family inorganic anion transporter — translation MLKDYKNDLVNEFKGYNLVSLKRDLMAGITVTAVALPLALAFGVSCGATAAAGLITAIIGGLVIGALSGASFQISGPTGAMSAILLLLFQKYGLNGVWIAGAIAGIILIIAGIFKFGKIVSYIPSPVVTGFTSGIALIIAIGQLDNFFGVSTKGAESAAGKVIGFLQGPLTPNWYAVLLGGLVVITMIVWPKKWNAIVPSSLVGLIIALGINLIFKFPVEVIGNIPKTLFLDDRLTIGAINLETIKGLIVPSISIAALAMIESLLCGEVGKKMKGEKFDSNRELIAQGVGNLIIPFFGGVPATAAIARTSVAIKSGGKTRLVSVFHAMFLLVSMFILAPIMSQIPLAGLAGVLMVTAWRMNEWENIKYMFSKKFKSAISKFLITMIATVIFDLTQAILIGVIFSSLLFIVKISNMDISINEVDEDRLSDDIDLNKNLSNIKVAYFTGPLFFATVEKFKTELSEIKDNTVLILSMRGVPLIDTSGVQALEELRYDLEERNCTLMLCGLQPQVKKTMSRSGIYDKIGKNMIFWSADQAIIAADKFKTA, via the coding sequence ATGTTAAAAGATTATAAAAATGACCTTGTTAATGAATTTAAAGGCTATAATCTTGTTAGTTTAAAGCGTGATTTAATGGCTGGAATAACTGTTACAGCAGTAGCATTACCTCTAGCATTAGCCTTTGGTGTTAGTTGTGGTGCTACAGCTGCAGCAGGACTTATTACAGCAATAATAGGTGGTTTAGTTATAGGCGCCTTATCAGGGGCATCTTTCCAAATATCTGGACCAACAGGAGCAATGAGTGCTATTTTACTTTTGCTTTTTCAAAAATATGGATTAAATGGTGTATGGATTGCAGGAGCTATAGCAGGAATTATATTGATTATAGCAGGTATATTTAAATTTGGAAAAATAGTTTCGTACATACCATCACCAGTTGTTACTGGATTTACATCAGGTATTGCTTTAATAATAGCAATAGGACAATTGGATAATTTTTTTGGAGTATCTACTAAGGGTGCAGAGTCAGCGGCAGGAAAAGTAATAGGCTTTTTGCAAGGACCTTTAACCCCAAACTGGTATGCAGTTTTACTTGGTGGATTAGTAGTAATAACTATGATAGTATGGCCTAAAAAGTGGAATGCTATAGTGCCTTCGTCATTGGTTGGATTAATAATTGCATTAGGTATAAATCTTATTTTTAAATTTCCAGTAGAAGTTATTGGTAATATTCCAAAGACATTATTTCTTGATGATAGATTAACTATAGGAGCTATAAATTTAGAAACTATAAAGGGATTAATAGTTCCATCAATAAGTATAGCAGCCCTTGCAATGATAGAAAGCTTACTTTGTGGAGAAGTAGGTAAAAAAATGAAGGGAGAAAAATTTGATTCTAATAGAGAATTAATTGCACAAGGTGTAGGAAATCTAATAATTCCTTTCTTTGGTGGAGTGCCTGCAACAGCAGCAATTGCTCGTACAAGCGTTGCAATTAAATCAGGTGGAAAAACTAGATTAGTTAGTGTATTCCATGCTATGTTCCTTTTAGTATCAATGTTTATACTTGCGCCAATAATGTCCCAAATACCATTGGCAGGTTTAGCTGGAGTTTTAATGGTTACCGCTTGGAGAATGAATGAATGGGAAAATATTAAATATATGTTCTCAAAGAAATTTAAAAGTGCTATTTCTAAGTTTTTAATAACAATGATAGCTACAGTAATATTTGACTTAACTCAAGCTATTTTAATAGGCGTAATATTCTCAAGCTTATTATTCATAGTTAAAATTTCAAATATGGATATTTCTATAAATGAAGTTGATGAAGATAGATTAAGTGATGATATAGATTTAAATAAAAATTTAAGTAATATAAAAGTTGCATATTTTACAGGTCCATTATTTTTTGCAACAGTAGAAAAATTTAAAACAGAGCTTTCAGAAATAAAAGATAATACAGTATTAATTTTATCAATGAGAGGGGTTCCATTAATTGATACATCAGGTGTACAAGCTTTAGAGGAACTTCGTTATGATTTAGAAGAAAGAAATTGTACTCTTATGTTATGTGGTCTTCAACCACAAGTTAAGAAGACTATGTCTAGATCTGGAATTTATGATAAAATAGGAAAAAATATGATTTTCTGGAGTGCAGATCAAGCTATAATTGCTGCAGATAAATTTAAAACAGCTTAA
- a CDS encoding pentapeptide repeat-containing protein, whose translation MAYINFKEERVATKKQLHKRLKNNSKLFKKMRESKTISNTYTPDKEYSYKDFDDKIFGEHHIKGEENFKEISNKDIVCSTFKNCIFENIKFKDCRFIGCYFIKCEFSSGGVAFENCSFFKEESDSIPSLNKNDNFSCDFKDCNIYGKFLNCIMSFSIFENCKITNSNFNLSDMTSSIIINSEFKMTIMADVDLTGAKIMNTYIEDLEFRDKYKSKMDEKTFIDSIKPRKKDRSEYEGLYMVYETLANKFKENQLKNNFGEYYFLAQRMQFKTLKPIPKIISFLSWVTCGYGERPLYAVYSSLVIILIFAVIYLILGIDIDGQLVNFYTITNNFNLSELVEYLNEAINLSVGMFAGVGFNNAQPTPSNFMTTNIEMLVGVAMMGIGIGAITKKLIR comes from the coding sequence TTGGCTTACATAAACTTCAAAGAAGAGAGGGTTGCAACAAAGAAACAGTTGCATAAAAGACTTAAAAATAATAGCAAGTTATTTAAAAAAATGAGGGAAAGTAAAACTATATCTAATACATATACTCCTGACAAGGAATATAGTTATAAAGATTTTGATGATAAAATTTTTGGGGAACATCACATAAAGGGTGAGGAAAATTTTAAGGAAATATCAAATAAGGATATAGTTTGTTCTACTTTTAAAAACTGCATATTTGAGAACATAAAATTTAAAGACTGTAGATTTATAGGTTGTTATTTTATAAAATGTGAATTTAGCAGTGGTGGGGTAGCTTTTGAAAATTGTAGTTTTTTTAAGGAAGAAAGTGATAGTATTCCATCATTAAATAAAAATGATAATTTTTCATGTGATTTTAAGGATTGTAATATATATGGAAAATTTCTTAATTGTATAATGAGTTTTTCAATATTTGAAAATTGTAAAATTACTAATTCAAATTTTAATTTAAGTGATATGACAAGTTCTATAATTATAAATTCTGAATTTAAAATGACTATAATGGCAGATGTTGATTTAACAGGTGCCAAAATAATGAATACTTATATAGAGGATTTAGAGTTTAGAGATAAATATAAAAGTAAAATGGATGAAAAGACATTTATTGATAGTATAAAGCCTAGGAAAAAAGATAGAAGTGAATATGAAGGTCTTTATATGGTTTATGAAACTTTAGCCAACAAGTTTAAGGAGAATCAACTAAAAAATAATTTCGGAGAGTATTATTTTTTAGCACAAAGAATGCAATTTAAAACCTTAAAGCCTATACCTAAAATAATTTCATTTTTATCTTGGGTTACTTGTGGATATGGAGAAAGACCTTTATATGCAGTATACTCATCATTAGTAATAATTTTAATTTTTGCAGTTATTTATTTAATTCTTGGAATTGATATAGATGGACAATTAGTGAATTTTTATACTATAACTAATAATTTTAATTTATCAGAGCTTGTTGAATATTTAAATGAAGCTATTAATTTAAGTGTTGGAATGTTTGCGGGAGTCGGATTTAATAATGCGCAACCTACACCTAGTAATTTTATGACTACTAATATAGAAATGTTAGTAGGGGTTGCAATGATGGGGATTGGAATAGGTGCTATAACTAAAAAATTAATTAGATAA